A single region of the Salvia miltiorrhiza cultivar Shanhuang (shh) chromosome 8, IMPLAD_Smil_shh, whole genome shotgun sequence genome encodes:
- the LOC131001845 gene encoding pentatricopeptide repeat-containing protein At5g67570, chloroplastic — MEASTAPLSLPKPPPPQPDLQKISRKLLKHGVHPTPKILHNLRKKELQKINRRDAKQASKLPPPLTDLQNQTILEESHFQTIKSEYKKFTRNEQTAKLVGRPWERLDRLRLRELAGEGAEHDGAHLNPEHLRELSDIIECERDRFSWLLDDDVEVEQGLLQERNWAPRKRTEAEAIKLLIDRLSATELSVKDWKFTRTMRHSGLQYTEKQMLKIVEGLGHKGQWRHACSVVEWLYSSKEHRHFKSRFVYTKLLTVLGRARKPREALRVFNLMRGDAHIYPDMAAFHCFSVILGQAGLLKELLNVIESMKEKPKNIKNMRRKNWSPELQPDIVIFNAVLNACVPTCQWKGVSWVFQQLRRNGLRPNGASYGLAMEVMLKSGKYDLVHGIFEKMKRNGESLKALTYKVLVRAFWEEGKVDDAVRAVRDMEKRGIIGTRSVYYELARCLCFYGRWQEAILEVEKLKNLRPKRPLAVTFTGMVFSSMDGGHVQDCISLYEHCKTRMAPDIGLINAMLKVYGRNDMFLKAKEIFEETRRNDSGSKVGERGDCSFAKADSFTFGSMLETSASALQWEYFEYVYKEMTLSGHQVDQRKHSALLVEASKAGKWHLLEHAFGSILEAGEIPPLPFFTEMACQAIIQCDYEKAVNIFNVMAHAPFQVTFQEWVDFFERNRDRLDQASLIELEEELVSHELRREVTVLNLSRALEYMCGSCEDSVNSVASISATVEKVPEDVRFDDTLKLDVSRGSCMNRVLDYQSNGVRMETGVASTSDLRDEKDSTRAHPARLAENFDRDLVSRNRTYSDETESEDGEWDSDSDEFNSELIIPSSGVDDSEELDTPSAYEILQIWKKK; from the exons ATGGAAGCTTCAACAGCTCCACTAAGCCTCCCCAAACCCCCACCGCCTCAACCAGACCTCCAAAAGATCAGCCGCAAGCTCCTCAAACACGGCGTTCACCCCACCCCCAAAATCCTCCACAACCTCCGCAAAAAGGAACTCCAGAAAATCAACCGCCGCGACGCCAAACAAGCCTCCAAGCTCCCGCCGCCCCTCACCGACCTCCAAAACCAAACCATTTTGGAAGAATCCCATTTCCAAACGATCAAGTCCGAGTACAAGAAATTCACCAGAAATGAACAAACCGCGAAGCTGGTGGGCCGGCCGTGGGAGAGGTTGGACCGGCTCCGATTGCGAGAGCTCGCCGGAGAGGGCGCAGAGCACGACGGGGCTCACCTGAATCCCGAGCATTTGAGGGAGCTGAGTGACATAATCGAGTGTGAGAGGGACCGGTTCTCATGGCTCTTGGATGACGATGTTGAGGTTGAACAAGGATTGCTTCAGGAGAGGAATTGGGCGCCGCGGAAGCGGACTGAAGCCGAAGCAATCAAGCTTCTCATTGACAG ACTGAGTGCAACTGAGCTGAGTGTGAAGGATTGGAAGTTTACGAGGACGATGAGGCACTCGGGCTTGCAGTATACAGAAAAGCAAATGTTGAAGATAGTTGAAGGGCTTGGGCACAAGGGGCAATGGAGACACGCCTGCTCTGTTGTAGAGTGGCTGTACAGCTCCAAGGAGCACAGGCATTTCAAGAGCAG GTTCGTGTATACGAAGTTATTGACAGTGCTAGGCAGAGCCAGGAAGCCTCGTGAAGCTCTTCGAGTCTTTAATCTGATGCGT GGAGATGCACATATATATCCAGATATGGCAGCATTTCATTGTTTTTCTGTTATACTGGGCCAAGCTGGTTTACTGAAAGAGCTGCTGAATGTTATTGAATCCATGAAGGAGAAAccaaaaaacatcaaaaatatgAGGCGCAAAAATTGGAGTCCTGAACTTCAACCAGACATTGTTATATTTAATGCT GTTTTAAATGCTTGTGTTCCGACTTGCCAATGGAAGGGAGTATCGTGGGTCTTTCAACAGTTGAGAAGGAATGGTCTCAGACCTAATGGAGCAAGCTATGGGCTAGCAATGGAG GTAATGCTGAAATCAGGGAAGTATGACCTCGTCCATGGAATTTTTGAGAAAATGAAACGAAATGGGGAATCTTTAAAAGCCCTGACTTACAAAG TTCTTGTCAGAGCATTCTGGGAAGAAGGTAAAGTTGATGATGCTGTTCGAGCTGTCAGGGATATGGAAAAAAGAGGGATAATTGGAACAAGAAGTGTATACTATGAGCTAGCTCGCTGCCTTTGTTTCTATGGCAGATGGCAAGAAGCAATACTCGAG GTTGAGAAGTTAAAGAATCTTCGTCCAAAAAGGCCTCTTGCAGTTACTTTTACAGGCATGGTATTTTCGTCCATGGATGGTGGACATGTTCAAGATTGTATATCCCTCTATGAGCACTGCAAAACGCGCATGGCTCCTGATATTGGTCTGATAAATGCTATGTTGAAAGTTTATGGCCGGAATGATATGTTTCTTAAAGCTAAAGAAATATTTGAAGAGACCAGAAGAAATGATTCAGGTTCTAAAGTTGGTGAACGTGGTGATTGCTCTTTCGCAAAAGCAGATAGTTTCACCTTCGGCTCCATGCTCGAGACATCTGCAAGTGCTCTCCAGTGGGAGTACTTTGAGTATGTGTACAAAGAGATGACCCTCTCGGGTCATCAAGTTGATCAACGTAAACATTCTGCTCTATTAGTTGAAGCATCCAAAGCTGGAAAG TGGCATTTGCTGGAACATGCGTTTGGTTCGATTCTTGAAGCTGGTGAGATACCTCCTCTACCATTCTTCACTGAAATGGCTTGTCAAGCCATTATCCAATGTGACTATGAAAAAGCGGTGAATATTTTCAACGTGATGGCTCATGCTCCGTTTCAAGTCACTTTTCAAGAGTGGGTCGACTTCTTCGAGAGAAATAGAGACAGGTTGGATCAGGCTTCTCTTATAGAACTTGAGGAGGAACTCGTCTCACACGAATTACGAAGAGAAGTCACAGTCTTGAATCTGTCAAGAGCGTTGGAATACATGTGCGGGTCTTGTGAGGACTCGGTAAATTCAGTAGCTTCCATCAGTGCAACAGTGGAGAAGGTTCCTGAAGATGTAAGATTTGATGATACTTTGAAGCTTGACGTAAGCAGAGGCAGTTGTATGAACAGAGTGCTCGATTACCAGTCGAATGGCGTCAGAATGGAGACAGGTGTGGCGTCTACGTCTGACTTACGTGATGAAAAAGATAGCACGAGGGCTCATCCTGCCCGACTTGCAGAGAATTTCGACCGCGATTTGGTATCAAGAAATAGGACATATTCAGATGAGACAGAGTCTGAAGATGGAGAGTGGGACTCAGACAGTGATGAGTTCAACTCGGAACTTATCATCCCGAGCAGTGGAGTTGATGATTCAGAAGAATTAGATACTCCTTCAGCCTATGAGATACTCCAAATTTGGAAGAAAAAGTGA
- the LOC131001846 gene encoding ADP-ribosylation factor-like protein 8a: MGLWEAFLNWLRSLFFKQEMELSLIGLQNAGKTSLVNVVATGGYSEDMIPTVGFNMRKVTKGNVTIKLWDLGGQPRFRSMWERYCRAVSAIVYVVDAADPDNISISKSELHDLLSKPSLSGIPLLVLGNKIDKNMALSKQALTDQMGLKSITDREVCCFMISCKNSTNIDQVIDWLVKHSKSKS, encoded by the exons ATGGGTCTCTGGGAAGCTTTTCTCAATTGGCTTAGAAG CCTTTTCTTCAAGCAAGAAATGGAACTGTCACTTATAGGTCTTCAGAATGCTGGAAAAACTTCGCTTGTAAATGTTGTCGCT ACTGGTGGATACAGTGAAGATATGATCCCTACG GTAGGATTTAATATGCGGAAAGTCACAAAAGGCAATGTCACAATAAAGCTGTGGGATCTTGGAGGTCAGCCCAGATTTAGGAGTATGTGGGAGCGGTATTGCCGTGCAGTTTCTGCAATTGT TTACGTTGTTGATGCTGCTGATCCTGATAATATCAGTATCTCTAAAAGCGAACTTCACGATTTGTTGAGCAAACCATCACTAAGTGGGATTCCATTGCTGGTTTTGGGGAACAAGATTGACAAGAATATGGCCCTGTCCAAACAAGCATTGACTGATCAAAT GGGTTTGAAGTCGATCACGGACAGGGAAGTATGCTGCTTCATGATCTCATGCAAGAATTCAACCAACATCGACCAAGTAATTGACTGGCTGGTGAAGCATTCAAAGTCAAAGAGCTGA